In the Tribolium castaneum strain GA2 chromosome 1, icTriCast1.1, whole genome shotgun sequence genome, one interval contains:
- the LOC135266849 gene encoding uncharacterized protein LOC135266849 — translation MNESSSLNDSKDSEKSLCELASHEFATIKETITFVDKTLFIKCLLSDTSKIVLLTAPRAFGKTTLMDMLKQFLLGRKSLFENLKVCTEEIRFFSKHCKLHPVIHIDLGPVRGSSFTEVKHKLALAINRTFREHSYLMKTTDDGTLAWASDKLHISNLKIASFEKFCNREKCIMLSEADLVDSLRFLSEVLHTHYEEDVFVLIDEYDAVVGLVFESCPNKDDIGLINDCLKHFMANTLKFNDFIKRSLIFACVRLAGAFSGDAARVIRYYPFLSDLRYAPYLGFTDEEVKHLLELPEVKAACGKVTFKTITEWYDGYMVSNSPLKIFSSWSVLNLLKRVYTTGTLKYSSFWIINPGHVKNLGKLFAEPSVREKIEELISNGEVKIRRVTSVNVQHLKSLQQLISLEFDEISEEIVELFLHFLADSGYFNILSIDKKTDDIETNTEDEDEDEEWADFENDSTFCVLKIPNFEIKQHVRNLCYSEALAVIRKFHLNARSVKNYVSALNILLQSTSERAFVDLANAVLVLLSESQKIMNEKELHHILYTLVYDSRYFETHSEVQIKKKRKGPGIANTLDVVIISKYVGIIFEYKMNSKSANEALQQIFEKQYYTKFDEPDYKHISKKIYAGLTFEPEEKKVFITYQVGTEGISKSVCSDTLL, via the exons atgaaCGAGAGTTCTTCTCTAAATGATTCTAAG gATTCAGAAAAGTCGCTGTGCGAACTGGCAAGTCATGAATTCGCCACAATCAAAGAGACAATTACCTTTGTGGACAAGACCTTGTTTATCAAATGTCTCTTAAGTGATACTAGTAAAATAGTATTACTAACGGCACCTAGAGCTTTTGGAAAAACTACCCTCATGGATATGTTGAAGCAGTTTCTACTGGGACGAAAAAGTTTATTTGAGAACCTTAAGGTTTGTACTGAAgaaatacgatttttttcaaagcactGCAAACTTCATCCTGTGATACATATTGATCTCGGGCCTGTTCGTGGTAGCAGTTTTACTGAAGTTAAGCACAAATTGGCGTTGGCTATAAATCGTACATTCAGAGAACATTCATACCTGATGAAGACGACTGATGATGGTACCTTAGCTTGGGCAAGTGACAAGTTACACATTTCTAACTTAAAAATAgcaagttttgaaaaattttgcaatagaGAAAAGTGCATCATGTTAAGTGAAGCTGATTTGGTAGATAGCTTAAGATTTTTATCGGAAGTTTTACATACACATTATGAGGAAGATGTTTTCGTACTCATCGATGAGTACGATGCTGTGGTGGGCCTGGTATTCGAGTCTTGTCCGAATAAAGATGACATTGGATTAATTAATGATTGTCTAAAACATTTCATGGCTAATACGCTGAAATTCAATGATTTCATAAAACGctcattaatttttgcttGTGTTCGGTTGGCCGGAGCCTTCTCAGGGGATGCAGCAAGAGTTATAAGATATTATCCGTTCCTAAGTGATCTTCGATACGCACCGTACTTAGGATTTACGGATGAGGAGGTAAAGCATCTACTTGAGCTTCCAGAAGTTAAAGCTGCTTGTGGGAAAGTAACATTCAAAACAATTACGGAATGGTATGATGGATATATGGTATCTAATAGCCCattgaaaatattcagtaGCTGGTCAGTCTTGAACCTTTTGAAAAGGGTTTATACAACCGGTACGCTCAAATATTCCTCTTTCTGGATTATCAATCCAGGTCATGTAAAAAATCTGGGGAAGCTGTTTGCGGAACCTTCAGTTCgagaaaaaattgaggaacTTATTTCTAATGGTGAAGTTAAGATAAGAAGAGTTACATCAGTCAATGTCCAACATCTAAAGAGTTTACAGCAACTGATTTCTTTAGAGTTTGATGAAATATCGGAGGAAATTGTGgagttatttttgcatttcttgGCTGATTCTGGTTACTTTAATATATTGTCAATTGATAAGAAAACAGATGACATTGAAACAAACACCGAGGATGAAGATGAAGATGAAGAATGGGCTGATTTTGAAAATGACTCgacattttgtgttttaaaaatacctaattttgaaattaagcaACATGTCCGCAACCTTTGCTATAGTGAAGCACTGGCAGTTATACGTAAATTCCACTTGAACGCTAgatctgttaaaaattatgtaagtGCTCTGAATATACTATTACAAAGTACAAGTGAGAGGGCATTTGTTGATCTTGCAAACGCCGTATTAGTATTACTCTCTGAATCACAGAAGATTATGAACGAAAAAGAACTTCATCACATCTTGTATACTCTGGTATATGACTCCAGATACTTCGAAACACACAGTGAGGTCCAGatcaagaaaaaaagaaaaggaccaGGGATAGCCAATACCCTAGATGTGGTGATAATCAGTAAGTACGTTGGAATcatttttgaatacaaaatgaATTCCAAGTCTGCAAATGAAgctttacaacaaatttttgagaagcaatattacactaaatttgaTGAACCTGACTATaaacacatttcaaaaaagatttacGCTGGTTTGACATTCGAGCCAGAGGAGAAGAAAGTTTTTATAACATATCAAGTTGGAACTGAAGGAATAAGTAAATCTGTCTGTAGTGATAcactattataa
- the LOC135266853 gene encoding uncharacterized protein LOC135266853 isoform X2, producing the protein MDFSSENEIDAIASAAVSNLLPAKSRPQYEKTYLQFRQWCSMKKIDQVTENVLLAYLEEKSTTLKPPTLWALYAMLKATLNVKENIDTRYRSKKSQILDKEDISKFINEADDKIYLLMKTVLILGISGALRREELVKMKLTDIEDKQSVLIVKVPDTKTHCERIFTVSNLENIEIVRKYRALRPPRATSDRLFLKYTNGKCVNQNVGINKIGEIPSLIAKWLNKDEPKKYTGHCFRRSSATLLANAGGDLISIKRHGGWRSSTVAESYIEDSLNNKIEIANKIQPSSSTEENKITQPSTSASFNGENNFHLQASSLRPLGINGGTFSSCTFNFHMSK; encoded by the exons atggattttagcagcgaaaacgaaatagatgcaattgcaagcgcggcagtgtcgaatcttttgcctgctaaatcaagaccgcagtacgaaaaaacgtatcttcagtttcggcagtggtgttctatgaaaaagattgatcaagtaacggaaaatgttttgttggcgtatttggaagaaaagtctaccaccttaaagccaccaacactctgggccctttatgcgatgttgaaaGCCACCTTAAACGTTAAAGAGAATATCGATACAC GTTACAGAAGCAAGAAGTcgcaaattttagacaaagaagacattagcaagtttattaatgaagcagatgacaagatatatttactgatgaag actgTGCTAATTTTGGGTATATCGGGAGCCCTTCGACGTGaagaattagttaaaatgaagctaactgacatagaagataaacagtctgtcttaattgtgaaggtgcctgatacaaaaacccactgcgaacgaatatttactgtttcaaatttagaaaatatagaaattgtcagaaaatatAGAGCTTTGCGGCCTCCACGGGCGACTAGTgaccgtttatttttaaagtataccaacggaaaatgtgtgaatcaaaatgttggaattaacaaaatcggagagataccaagtttgattgcaaagtggcttaacaaagacgaacctaaaaaatatactggtCACTGCTTCAGAAGAAGCTCTGCCACTCTTTTGGCGAATGCTGGAGGTgatctaatttcaattaaacgtcATGGGGGCTGGAGAAGCAGCACAGTGGCAGAAAGTTACATCGAGGactctttgaataataaaattgaaattgccaataaaattcaaccttcttcctccacagaagaaaacaaaatcactcAACCTTCTACATCGGCTTCTTTTAATGGCGAAAATAACTTTCATTTACAAGCGTCTTCACTCAGGCCTCTGGGGATAAACGGGGGCACGTTTTCGTcatgcacatttaattttcatatgtcaaagtaa
- the LOC135266853 gene encoding uncharacterized protein LOC135266853 isoform X1 has protein sequence MDFSSENEIDAIASAAVSNLLPAKSRPQYEKTYLQFRQWCSMKKIDQVTENVLLAYLEEKSTTLKPPTLWALYAMLKATLNVKENIDTRKFPKLVPYLKSKSVGYRSKKSQILDKEDISKFINEADDKIYLLMKTVLILGISGALRREELVKMKLTDIEDKQSVLIVKVPDTKTHCERIFTVSNLENIEIVRKYRALRPPRATSDRLFLKYTNGKCVNQNVGINKIGEIPSLIAKWLNKDEPKKYTGHCFRRSSATLLANAGGDLISIKRHGGWRSSTVAESYIEDSLNNKIEIANKIQPSSSTEENKITQPSTSASFNGENNFHLQASSLRPLGINGGTFSSCTFNFHMSK, from the exons atggattttagcagcgaaaacgaaatagatgcaattgcaagcgcggcagtgtcgaatcttttgcctgctaaatcaagaccgcagtacgaaaaaacgtatcttcagtttcggcagtggtgttctatgaaaaagattgatcaagtaacggaaaatgttttgttggcgtatttggaagaaaagtctaccaccttaaagccaccaacactctgggccctttatgcgatgttgaaaGCCACCTTAAACGTTAAAGAGAATATCGATACACGTAAGTTTCCGAAGTTAGTGCCCTACCTGAAAAGCAAAAGCGTAGGTTACAGAAGCAAGAAGTcgcaaattttagacaaagaagacattagcaagtttattaatgaagcagatgacaagatatatttactgatgaag actgTGCTAATTTTGGGTATATCGGGAGCCCTTCGACGTGaagaattagttaaaatgaagctaactgacatagaagataaacagtctgtcttaattgtgaaggtgcctgatacaaaaacccactgcgaacgaatatttactgtttcaaatttagaaaatatagaaattgtcagaaaatatAGAGCTTTGCGGCCTCCACGGGCGACTAGTgaccgtttatttttaaagtataccaacggaaaatgtgtgaatcaaaatgttggaattaacaaaatcggagagataccaagtttgattgcaaagtggcttaacaaagacgaacctaaaaaatatactggtCACTGCTTCAGAAGAAGCTCTGCCACTCTTTTGGCGAATGCTGGAGGTgatctaatttcaattaaacgtcATGGGGGCTGGAGAAGCAGCACAGTGGCAGAAAGTTACATCGAGGactctttgaataataaaattgaaattgccaataaaattcaaccttcttcctccacagaagaaaacaaaatcactcAACCTTCTACATCGGCTTCTTTTAATGGCGAAAATAACTTTCATTTACAAGCGTCTTCACTCAGGCCTCTGGGGATAAACGGGGGCACGTTTTCGTcatgcacatttaattttcatatgtcaaagtaa
- the LOC135266317 gene encoding uncharacterized protein LOC135266317: MCLQFYGLTTPGLLFAGSLFIMEDNPANPLSSTLSPDFEKVLESDTFVDKSALMLAVFETDVQPMVLCTAPRRFGKTVNLSMMQRFLELEVDKNGKEKATVLEDKDNYKLFSAARFNLKVMQNKKFVETHFGQYPIIEINFLCDDDVKSKSDAVNVCRSAISEAFKQHRYLYESKLSPLKDDEKELCEQWCGEFTYKGIPDEDVKKGLGRLAVYLNKFYKRMVFLLVDEYDSIISKALYKVKNADPETELEELEAAASFAIEVIGDALKKFSEIIKGAFITGILDVGGVAISTLLGNVLRWQFGTNNPCQDFYGFTEDEVCTLFNRFAVKEELGKKAKAKYNGYLNGSKQCLYNPQSIVQFLKNLSLGEGALKNYWQESGYIHNMYKLLEEGSVRRLLYELLQGVKEDFQFTLKPLDLSDLKSLHNILAKQSLTCREEIVVRFLVSLGYLTYSFDDHKLQIPIPELIDEFMKLLRAYFFERFGINSELAEDCSASFSKLTVLCGEGDLLAKFKEELANFQNSITCLLQRSTLIDPLNEATLQSIITLTCSKAGFLFGNEITIPIHRTKVDIVLFNDKSGIIMELKCGPNTVQDAFKQIFQNRYYNVFTNKKYFDERKKSPSLSFVMAMHVDSDNKGSVMCLRREDVIHVLDDLQLDARKSSLEDRIEIAVNSMSERFINTCCEKAILVS, encoded by the exons atgtgtttacaattttacgGGTTAACAACGCCCGGTTTGTTGTTTGCCG GCAGTTTGTTTATTATGGAGGATAATCCGGCCAATCCTTTATCATCTACCCTTTCACCGGATTTTGAAAAAGTCTTGGAATCCGATACTTTTGTTGATAAAAGTGCGTTGATGTTGGCAGTTTTTGAAACGGACGTTCAACCTATGGTATTGTGTACCGCACCGCGCCGATTTGGCAAAACTGTAAACTTATCCATGATGCAACGATTCTTGGAGTTGGaagttgataaaaatggaAAGGAGAAAGCAACGGTTTTGGAAGACAAAGACAATTACAAACTGTTCAGTGCTGCAAGGTTCAACTTAAAAGTCATGCAGAATAAGAAGTTTGTAGAAACTCATTTCGGACAATATCCGAtaatcgaaataaattttctctGTGATGATGACGTGAAAAGCAAATCTGATGCAGTGAATGTGTGTAGAAGCGCTATATCGGAAGCTTTTAAGCAACACAGATACCTTTACGAATCCAAATTGTCACCGTTGAAAGACGATGAAAAAGAGCTTTGCGAACAATGGTGTGGCGAATTTACCTACAAAGGAATTCCAGATGAAGATGTAAAGAAGGGGTTGGGACGCTTGGCAGTTTATCTgaataagttttataaaagaatGGTTTTTCTACTCGTTGACGAGTACGACTCGATCATTTCAAAAGCGTTGTATAAAGTGAAGAACGCTGATCCAGAGACTGAGCTTGAAGAGCTAGAGGCAGCTGCCTCATTCGCAATTGAAGTAATTGGAGAtgctctaaaaaaattttctgagATCATTAAAGGAGCGTTTATTACCGGAATTTTGGATGTGGGTGGTGTAGCGATTTCCACTCTATTGGGTAATGTATTGCGATGGCAATTCGGAACCAACAATCCGTGCCAAGATTTCTATGGATTCACTGAAGATGAAGTTTGTACTCTATTTAATCGGTTTGCAGTAAAGGAGGAATTGGGAAAAAAAGCGAAGGCTAAATATAATGGGTATTTAAATGGCTCGAAACAATGCCTATATAATCCTCAATCGATTgtgcagtttttgaaaaatttatctcTGGGAGAAGgtgctttaaaaaattattggcaaGAATCTGGTTACATTCACAATATGTATAAACTACTTGAAGAAGGTAGCGTGAGAAGGTTGTTGTATGAACTTCTACAAGGTGTTAAAGAAGATTTTCAATTCACGTTAAAACCGTTAGACTTAAGTGATCTGAAATCTTTGCATAACATATTAGCTAAACAAAGTTTGACTTGTCGCGAAGAAATAGTTGTTCGATTTCTTGTATCTCTAGGATACTTAACATATTCATTTGATGATCACAAACTCCAAATACCTATCCCTGAGCTAATTGATGAATTTATGAAGCTGCTACgagcttatttttttgaaagatttgGTATTAACAGTGAATTGGCTGAAGATTGTTCAGCATCATTTTCTAAGCTAACCGTTCTCTGTGGTGAAGGTGATTTATTAGCAAAGTTCAAAGAAGAATtagcaaattttcaaaatagtatAACCTGTCTACTTCAACGTTCAACACTTATCGATCCATTGAATGAGGCAACTTTACAGAGTATAATTACATTGACATGTAGTAAAGCAGGATTTCTCTTCGGAAACGAAATAACAATTCCAATTCATAGAACCAAAGTTGATATAGTACTGTTTAATGATAAATCTGGGATAATAATGGAATTAAAATGTGGTCCAAATACTGTACAAGACGCATTTAAACAAATCTTTCAAAATCGGTACTACAATGTTTTCACAAATAAGAAGTATTTTGATGAACGTAAGAAATCTCCTTCTCTTTCTTTTGTTATGGCAATGCATGTGGATTCTGACAACAAAGGATCTGTGATGTGCCTGCGACGTGAGGATGTTATTCACGTTCTGGATGATCTGCAACTTGACGCTAGAAAGTCATCGCTAGAAGATCGCATTGAGATAGCTGTTAATTCTATGAGTGAACGTTTCATTAACACTTGTTGCGAAAAAGCAATTCTTGTCTCTTAA
- the LOC656503 gene encoding CDK5 regulatory subunit-associated protein 3: MDEQNIPIDINNNKLLDWLVSRRHVTKDWQNSILQVREKINNAIQDMPAHEGIIKLLSGQHINYFHCLKIIEILKETEADSKNLFGRYGSQRMKDWQQIVSMYQKDNIYLAEAAQILIRNVSYEIPSLKKQVAKLEQSQTDAEKKIKDYSKNEALALKEFNTSCEQLGITGKNIKSELIQLLGELPKIYENAAGKIKLVKPAIELYLAFNQYLSGKDTGVEVLPLLRFVAEKGNPTTYEYTYGEKPLKIELEEDTLEKNSESEEQIDFGDNEIDFGENPDFELEESKIDWGTPSTDEEFEIVEHTDVDLSLEESGIVVEKSGMDGGVARGSEALTVLDNPKMRDQVINELLELDSFLKMRLFELSNDSDILAMSQMQNAPTMLQMQTVESITSMSDCVNVALAELMNKRTLHLHNIKHSPKYVDILTANLKQKLTLTERMRQSIGVLKEQIEKYQSEIKNFEPAIRLLIEKTKQLQKEVQQDISKRYKGRVVNIVGGVNML; the protein is encoded by the coding sequence atggaTGAACAGAACATTCCAATCgatattaacaacaacaagCTCCTGGACTGGTTGGTGAGTCGGCGTCACGTCACCAAAGACTGGCAAAACAGCATCCTCCAAGTCCgcgaaaaaatcaacaatgcGATCCAAGACATGCCAGCCCACGAAGGAATAATCAAACTACTATCCGGCCAACACATCAACTACTTCCACTGTTTAAAAATCATCGAGATCTTGAAAGAAACTGAAGCGGACAGTAAGAATTTATTCGGCCGTTACGGCTCCCAACGCATGAAAGACTGGCAACAAATCGTCTCCATGTACCAAAAAGACAACATCTATTTGGCCGAAGCCGCGCAAATCCTGATCCGAAACGTCAGCTACGAAATCCCCAGCTTAAAAAAACAGGTGGCAAAACTGGAACAATCCCAAACAGAcgccgaaaaaaaaatcaaggatTATTCCAAGAACGAAGCCCTGGCCCTTAAGGAGTTCAACACGTCGTGCGAACAGCTGGGAATCACGGGCAAAAACATCAAGAGCGAGCTAATCCAACTCCTGGGGGAACTACCCAAAATTTACGAAAACGCAGCTGGGAAAATCAAGTTGGTTAAACCGGCCATCGAGCTATACCTTGCCTTTAACCAGTACTTGTCTGGGAAAGACACAGGGGTTGAGGTACTTCCCCTGTTGAGATTTGTGGCCGAAAAAGGCAACCCCACCACTTATGAGTACACATACGGGGAAAAACCGCTCAAAATCGAGCTAGAGGAAGACACTCTTGAGAAGAACAGTGAGAGTGAAGAACAGATTGATTTCGGTGATAATGAAATCGATTTCGGGGAAAACCCCGACTTCGAGCTCGAAGAGTCGAAAATCGATTGGGGGACTCCCAGCACTGACGAAGAGTTCGAGATTGTTGAACACACCGACGTTGATTTATCCCTGGAAGAGTCGGGAATTGTCGTTGAAAAGTCGGGAATGGACGGAGGGGTGGCCAGGGGCTCCGAAGCCCTAACTGTCCTCGATAACCCCAAAATGCGCGATCAGGTCATAAATGAATTGCTCGAGTTGGATTCGTTCCTCAAAATGCGCCTCTTTGAGTTATCGAACGATTCCGATATTTTGGCGATGTCTCAAATGCAAAATGCGCCAACGATGCTTCAGATGCAAACGGTTGAGTCGATCACGTCGATGAGCGATTGTGTGAACGTGGCTTTGGCTGAGTTGATGAATAAGCGGACGCTGCATTTGCACAATATCAAGCATTCGCCCAAGTATGTAGATATTTTGACCGCGAATTTGAAGCAAAAGTTGACGCTGACCGAGAGGATGAGGCAGAGTATTGGGGTGTTGAAGGAACAGATCGAGAAGTAtcaaagcgaaattaagaattttgagCCTGCTATTAGGCTTCTAATTGAGAAAACCAAGCAGTTGCAAAAGGAGGTGCAGCAGGATATTTCCAAGAGGTACAAAGGACGTGTTGTTAATATTGTCGGAGGTGTCAATATGTTgtaa